Proteins from one Mugil cephalus isolate CIBA_MC_2020 chromosome 15, CIBA_Mcephalus_1.1, whole genome shotgun sequence genomic window:
- the rab38c gene encoding ras-related protein Rab-32 isoform X2: protein MQQQELLFKVLVIGDLGVGKTSIIKRYVHHIFSQHYRATIGVDFALKVLHWDQDTVVRLQLWDIAGQERYGNMTRVYYREAVGALVVFDVTRASTFDAVLKWKDDLDSKVTLNHGRPVPAVLLANKSDQLTSPQPRLDSFCRDNGFVGWFETSAKNSNIEEAARCLVENILTNEETPTAEREAGSLVLSGCTSATRTGLVCSSCTRW, encoded by the exons atgcagcagcaggagcttcTGTTCAAGGTGCTGGTGATCGGGGACCTGGGGGTGGGAAAGACCTCCATCATCAAGAGGTACGTCCACCACATCTTCTCCCAGCACTACAGGGCCACCATCGGCGTGGACTTCGCCCTCAAGGTCCTGCACTGGGACCAAGACACCGTGGTCCGGCTGCAGCTCTGGGACATAGCAG gacAGGAGCGCTACGGGAACATGACCAGAGTTTACTACAGGGAGGCGGTCGGGGCCTTGGTCGTGTTTGACGTGACCAGAGCGTCGACGTTTGACGCCGTGTTGAAGTGGAAGGACGACCTGGACTCTAAG GTGACCCTGAACCACGGGAGACCGGTTCCAGCGGTTCTCTTGGCCAACAAGTCGGACCAGCTGACCTCCCCTCAGCCCCGACTGGACTCCTTCTGCAGGGACAACGGCTTCGTGGGCTGGTTCGAGACGTCTGCAAAG AACTCGAACATCGAGGAGGCGGCTCGCTGCCTGGTGGAGAACATCCTGACCAACGAGGAGACTCCCACAGCCGAGAGAGAGGCCGGATCCCTGGTTCTGTCCGGCTGCACCAGCGCCACCAGGACTGGACTCGTCTGCTCCTCCTGCACCAGGTGGTGA
- the rab38c gene encoding ras-related protein Rab-32 isoform X1 — translation MQQQELLFKVLVIGDLGVGKTSIIKRYVHHIFSQHYRATIGVDFALKVLHWDQDTVVRLQLWDIAGQERYGNMTRVYYREAVGALVVFDVTRASTFDAVLKWKDDLDSKVTLNHGRPVPAVLLANKSDQLTSPQPRLDSFCRDNGFVGWFETSAKENSNIEEAARCLVENILTNEETPTAEREAGSLVLSGCTSATRTGLVCSSCTRW, via the exons atgcagcagcaggagcttcTGTTCAAGGTGCTGGTGATCGGGGACCTGGGGGTGGGAAAGACCTCCATCATCAAGAGGTACGTCCACCACATCTTCTCCCAGCACTACAGGGCCACCATCGGCGTGGACTTCGCCCTCAAGGTCCTGCACTGGGACCAAGACACCGTGGTCCGGCTGCAGCTCTGGGACATAGCAG gacAGGAGCGCTACGGGAACATGACCAGAGTTTACTACAGGGAGGCGGTCGGGGCCTTGGTCGTGTTTGACGTGACCAGAGCGTCGACGTTTGACGCCGTGTTGAAGTGGAAGGACGACCTGGACTCTAAG GTGACCCTGAACCACGGGAGACCGGTTCCAGCGGTTCTCTTGGCCAACAAGTCGGACCAGCTGACCTCCCCTCAGCCCCGACTGGACTCCTTCTGCAGGGACAACGGCTTCGTGGGCTGGTTCGAGACGTCTGCAAAG GAGAACTCGAACATCGAGGAGGCGGCTCGCTGCCTGGTGGAGAACATCCTGACCAACGAGGAGACTCCCACAGCCGAGAGAGAGGCCGGATCCCTGGTTCTGTCCGGCTGCACCAGCGCCACCAGGACTGGACTCGTCTGCTCCTCCTGCACCAGGTGGTGA
- the slc7a3a gene encoding cationic amino acid transporter 3a, whose product MAAALSSFGKMLLRRRALDCSGEETRFARCLSTLDLIALGVGSTLGAGVYVLAGEVAREKAGPAIVLCFLIAALSSMLAGLCYAEFGARVPKTGSAYLYSYVTVGEIWAFITGWNLILSYVIGTASVARAWSSTFDNLVEQKISGFFRASMEIKVPGNVLAEYPDLFALILVLLLTGLLAFGVSESALVNKIFTGINLVVLGFVIISGFVKGDTANWNLTKDDYRAFTNTTSSINSTNGTDGTDEQMIKVFGEGGFAPFGLSGILSGAATCFYAFVGFDCIATTSEEAKNPMRSIPIGIVASLLICFFAYFGVSAALTLMMPYYQLNTQSPLPEAFSYVGWAPARYIVAVGSLCALSTSLLGSMFPMPRVIYAMAEDGLLFRALSRMNARTKTPLLATIVSGIVAALMAFLFDLGALVDLMSIGTLLAYSLVAICVLILRYQPGTLSSPSQMEKLVELVEGEKVAASGGDSGDEYAMEMEDKPLQETFTFRLLFCPSGKTPTKTSGNIVYITTAIISVLITVLCVVLANCLSQLWDCVPWVLASCVLLTLLCGVCVVIIWRQPESKEALTFKVPLLPWLPLFSVFVNIYLMMQLDIGTWCRFTVWMIIGFAIYFLYGIKNSSEASSRSSPRKYEPALQNKSPIYRGAPEDSDVEGGGP is encoded by the exons ATGGCTGCTGCTCTGTCCAGCTTCGGCAAAATGCTGCTGCGGCGGCGGGCGCTGGACTGCTCCGGGGAGGAGACCCGGTTCGCCCGCTGCCTGTCCACCCTGGACCTGATCGCGCTGGGCGTGGGCTCCACGCTGGGCGCCGGCGTCTACGTCCTGGCCGGGGAGGTGGCCCGCGAGAAGGCCGGGCCCGCCATCGTCCTCTGCTTCCTCATCGCCGCCCTGTCCTCCATGCTGGCCGGCCTCTGCTACGCCGAGTTCGGCGCCCGCGTCCCCAAGACGGGCTCAGCGTATCTCTACAGCTACGTGACGGTGGGCGAGATCTGGGCCTTCATCACGGGCTGGAACCTCATCCTCTCCTACGTCATAG GTACCGCCAGCGTAGCCAGGGCCTGGAGCTCCACCTTCGACAACCTGGTGGAGCAGAAGATCTCCGGCTTCTTCAGAGCCTCCATGGAGATTAAGGTGCCGGGGAACGTTCTGGCCGAGTACCCGGACCTGTTCGCCCTCatcctggtgctgctgctcaCTG GACTTCTGGCCTTCGGCGTCAGCGAGTCGGCGCTGGTGAACAAGATCTTCACGGGCATCAACCTGGTGGTTCTGGGCTTCGTCATCATCTCCGGCTTCGTTAAAGGCGACACGGCGAACTGGAACCTGACCAAGGACGACTACCGGGCGTTCAccaacaccaccagcagcatcaACAGCACCAACGGCACCGACGGCACCGATGAGCA GATGATTAAGGTTTTTGGCGAAGGCGGCTTCGCCCCGTTCGGCCTGAGCGGGATCTTGTCCGGCGCCGCCACCTGCTTCTACGCCTTCGTGGGCTTCGACTGCATCGCGACAACAA GCGAGGAAGCTAAGAACCCCATGCGGTCCATCCCCATCGGCATCGTGGCCTCGCTGCTCATCTGCTTCTTCGCCTACTTCGGCGTGTCGGCGGCGCTGACGCTGATGATGCCGTACTACCAGCTGAACACGCAGAGCCCTCTGCCCGAGGCCTTCAGCTACGTGGGCTGGGCTCCGGCCCGGTACATCGTGGCCGTGGGTTCCCTCTGCGCTCTGTCCACCAg CCTCCTAGGCTCCATGTTCCCCATGCCCCGCGTCATCTACGCCATGGCCGAGGACGGGCTGCTGTTCAGGGCTCTGTCCAGGATGAACGCCCGCACCAAGACGCCTCTGCTGGCCACCATCGTCTCCGGCATCGTGGCAG ctctgaTGGCGTTTCTCTTTGACCTCGGCGCCCTGGTCGACCTCATGTCCATCGGGACTCTCCTGGCGTATTCCTTAGTGGCCATATGTGTCCTCATCCTCAG GTATCAGCCGGGAACCCTGAGCTCGCCGagccagatggagaagctggtggagctggtggagggcGAGAAGGTGGCGGCGAGCGGCGGGGACAGCGGGGACGAGTACGCCATGGAGATGGAGGACAAGCCGCTGCAGGAGACCTTCACCTTCAGGCTGCTCTTCTGCCCGAGTGGGAAAACCCCGACCAAGACGTCGGGGAACATCGTCTACATCACCACCGCCATCATCT CCGTCCTCATCACTGTCCTCTGCGTGGTCCTGGCGAACTGTCTGTCTCAGCTGTGGGACTGTGTCCCCTGGGTCCTGGCGTCCTGCGTCCTCCTGACTCTGCTGTGTGGAGTCTGTGTGGTCATCATCTGGAGGCAGCCGGAGAGCAAGGAGGCGCTGACCTTCAAG gTGCCCCTCCTCCCCTGGCTGCCTCTCTTCAGCGTCTTCGTCAACATTTACCTCATGATGCAGTTGGACATTGGGACGTGGTGTCGCTTCACGGTCTGGATGATAATCG GCTTCGCCATCTACTTCCTGTACGGGATCAAGAACAGCAGCGAAGCCTCCAGCCGGTCGTCTCCGCGTAAATACGAGCCGGCGCTGCAGAACAAAAGCCCCATTTACAGGGGGGCCCCCGAGGACAGCGACGTGGAGGGAGGCGGCCCCTGA
- the snx12 gene encoding sorting nexin-12 isoform X2 — protein sequence MTDPVVADTRRLNSKPQDLTDAYGPPSNFLEIDVYDPQIVGVGRNRYTTYEVRMRTNLPIFKLKDSCVRRRYSDFEWLKNELERDSKIVVPPLPGKALKRQLPFRGDEGLFEESFIEERRSGLEQFINRIAGHPLAQNERCLHMFLQEESIDRNYIPGKV from the exons ATGACAGATCCTGTGGTGGCCGACACTCGCCGGTTGAATTCCAAACCCCAGGACCTGACGGATGCCTATGGCCCCCCCAGCAACTTTCTGGAAATAGATGTTTATGACCCACAAATCGTCGGAGTTGGACGGAACCGTTACACAACTTACGAAGTTCGCATGCGG ACAAACCTTCCCATTTTCAAGTTGAAGGATTCCTGTGTGCGGAGACGATACAGCGACTTCGAGTGGTTAAAGAACGAGCTGGAAAGAGACAGTAAG ATTGTCGTACCTCCTCTGCCGGGCAAAGCCCTGAAGAGACAGCTGCCGTTTCGTGGAGACGAGGGTCTGTTTGAGGAGTCCTTCATCGAGGAGCGGCGATCGGGTCTGGAGCAGTTCATCAACAG AATTGCAGGTCACCCCTTGGCCCAGAACGAGCGCTGTCTTCACATGTTCCTGCAAGAGGAAAGCATCGACCGCAACTACATTCCTGGAAAA gtatgA
- the snx12 gene encoding sorting nexin-12 isoform X1, which translates to MTDPVVADTRRLNSKPQDLTDAYGPPSNFLEIDVYDPQIVGVGRNRYTTYEVRMRTNLPIFKLKDSCVRRRYSDFEWLKNELERDSKIVVPPLPGKALKRQLPFRGDEGLFEESFIEERRSGLEQFINRIAGHPLAQNERCLHMFLQEESIDRNYIPGKVRH; encoded by the exons ATGACAGATCCTGTGGTGGCCGACACTCGCCGGTTGAATTCCAAACCCCAGGACCTGACGGATGCCTATGGCCCCCCCAGCAACTTTCTGGAAATAGATGTTTATGACCCACAAATCGTCGGAGTTGGACGGAACCGTTACACAACTTACGAAGTTCGCATGCGG ACAAACCTTCCCATTTTCAAGTTGAAGGATTCCTGTGTGCGGAGACGATACAGCGACTTCGAGTGGTTAAAGAACGAGCTGGAAAGAGACAGTAAG ATTGTCGTACCTCCTCTGCCGGGCAAAGCCCTGAAGAGACAGCTGCCGTTTCGTGGAGACGAGGGTCTGTTTGAGGAGTCCTTCATCGAGGAGCGGCGATCGGGTCTGGAGCAGTTCATCAACAG AATTGCAGGTCACCCCTTGGCCCAGAACGAGCGCTGTCTTCACATGTTCCTGCAAGAGGAAAGCATCGACCGCAACTACATTCCTGGAAAAGTACGACACTAG